A window of Lacibacter sediminis contains these coding sequences:
- a CDS encoding 5'-nucleotidase C-terminal domain-containing protein, with protein MPEKNTTHLHNCSCNSCSDDQPIAPISQNSRRDFFKSASAIAAGAVLPASIVNAVSGDEYHAKELFGNKAVKDGKANVFTLLHTSDIHAQLHTHDEFFFENGNAVYKKRGGFAVLKTMLHTLKAQNPTNTIIIDGGDCFQGGGVAALTEGKGIVPLINNIGYDLILPGNWEVVYGKDAMLKDLGGYNSAKICANMFHDNADEYKNDLIFPPYWTKMLGGVKIGFIGYNDPLTPKRQSPAYSKGIVFTKPETNVAKYIKILKEYEMCAMVFLVTHMGLAQQVDLANQPELQGVDYILGADTHERVRVPIQGKYAKVTEPGAFGSFVAKLDIVIENGQIKDENYQLLDVDPDKYKPDPGMERLVEEVSAPHKKELNKVIGKTKTTLVRYYVIENPMDNLITDALMWKFKDANVDVVVSNGFRFCPPLVADDKKGYAEITNDFLWSMLPVESDVKMGDVSGAQLLDWMEKELHNVFAKDPAKRFGGWVVRFKGMEVNFTMNNDLGKRVNRITINGKPLDKKKQYTMLACERDGDPDDTLCRLEKVKNPRKPGHTLHGIMREYLAAYPMVEPKVEGRATATDAAPTLLSQLEGYNYTFI; from the coding sequence ATGCCTGAAAAAAATACTACACATCTCCACAACTGTTCATGCAATAGTTGTTCAGATGATCAACCGATCGCACCCATCTCTCAAAACTCAAGAAGAGATTTTTTTAAATCTGCGTCTGCAATTGCAGCAGGTGCTGTGTTGCCTGCATCCATTGTGAATGCAGTAAGTGGCGACGAATATCATGCTAAAGAACTATTCGGAAATAAAGCGGTGAAAGATGGAAAAGCAAATGTGTTTACGCTTTTGCATACCTCCGATATTCATGCACAGCTTCACACCCACGATGAATTCTTTTTTGAAAACGGGAACGCTGTTTACAAAAAACGTGGTGGCTTTGCGGTATTGAAAACAATGCTGCATACACTCAAAGCACAAAACCCAACCAACACAATTATTATTGATGGCGGCGATTGTTTCCAGGGTGGTGGTGTAGCAGCGTTAACCGAGGGCAAAGGAATTGTACCCTTAATAAACAATATTGGTTACGATCTTATACTGCCGGGCAACTGGGAAGTAGTGTATGGGAAAGATGCTATGCTGAAAGATCTTGGTGGCTACAATAGTGCAAAGATCTGTGCCAACATGTTTCATGATAATGCTGATGAATATAAGAACGATCTTATTTTTCCTCCTTACTGGACAAAAATGTTAGGTGGCGTTAAAATTGGTTTCATTGGTTATAACGATCCGCTTACACCCAAACGTCAATCGCCGGCATACAGTAAAGGCATTGTATTTACAAAACCGGAAACGAATGTGGCGAAGTATATCAAAATTCTCAAAGAGTATGAGATGTGCGCAATGGTATTCTTGGTAACACATATGGGTTTGGCGCAACAGGTTGATCTTGCCAATCAACCGGAATTACAGGGAGTTGATTATATACTTGGCGCCGATACACATGAACGTGTGCGTGTGCCAATACAAGGTAAATATGCAAAAGTTACAGAACCGGGTGCCTTCGGTTCGTTTGTTGCCAAACTTGATATCGTAATTGAAAACGGACAGATAAAAGATGAGAATTATCAATTACTTGATGTAGATCCGGATAAATACAAACCCGATCCTGGAATGGAAAGGTTGGTGGAAGAAGTAAGTGCTCCGCATAAAAAAGAACTCAATAAAGTAATCGGCAAAACCAAAACAACATTGGTACGCTATTATGTAATTGAAAATCCAATGGACAACCTGATCACCGATGCATTGATGTGGAAATTTAAAGATGCAAACGTTGATGTGGTGGTGAGTAATGGTTTTCGTTTTTGTCCGCCACTGGTTGCCGATGACAAAAAAGGTTATGCAGAGATCACCAATGATTTTTTATGGAGTATGCTGCCGGTTGAAAGCGATGTGAAAATGGGAGACGTTTCCGGCGCACAACTGCTTGATTGGATGGAAAAGGAATTGCACAATGTTTTTGCAAAAGATCCTGCCAAGCGTTTTGGTGGCTGGGTGGTTCGCTTTAAAGGAATGGAGGTGAACTTTACGATGAACAATGATTTGGGCAAACGGGTAAACCGGATTACCATCAATGGCAAACCACTTGATAAAAAGAAACAATATACCATGCTCGCCTGCGAACGTGATGGCGATCCTGATGACACGTTGTGCCGGTTAGAAAAAGTAAAGAACCCTCGCAAACCCGGCCATACGTTACATGGTATTATGCGTGAATATCTGGCTGCATACCCAATGGTAGAACCAAAAGTAGAAGGCCGTGCAACTGCAACCGATGCAGCACCAACTTTATTATCACAACTTGAAGGATATAATTATACATTTATCTGA
- a CDS encoding DsrE family protein produces the protein MQGLKFLLVSALVISSSFLKAQSKIVWDMPSGDTTQQRVLFRQVNNVLAAAPDTKIEIVFHGNSVYGLLKDTGYFKEQIIALHKRGVVMAVCNNALKMRNINTNRVIPEAVIVPVAILELVKKQEEGSSYIKAAN, from the coding sequence ATGCAAGGATTAAAATTCTTACTCGTATCAGCACTGGTTATCAGTTCATCTTTTCTAAAGGCACAATCAAAAATTGTTTGGGATATGCCGTCCGGCGATACCACACAGCAACGTGTTTTGTTTAGACAGGTAAATAACGTTCTGGCTGCCGCTCCGGACACAAAAATTGAAATCGTATTTCATGGTAATTCTGTGTATGGTTTGCTGAAGGATACAGGCTATTTTAAAGAACAGATCATTGCTCTCCATAAAAGAGGTGTGGTGATGGCTGTTTGTAACAATGCTTTAAAAATGAGAAATATAAATACAAACAGAGTGATTCCTGAAGCTGTGATTGTACCCGTAGCAATTCTTGAACTGGTAAAAAAACAGGAAGAAGGCTCGAGTTATATTAAAGCCGCCAATTGA
- a CDS encoding MFS transporter, producing the protein MMKQGLHENRNQFILLVLVNAFVGAMVGLERTVMPDYAAARFQMDSTVALVSFIAAFGTTKAIFNLLTGYLHQHYNRKQILLLGWIAAIPVPFLLLYAQDWWMVIVANIFLGINQGLAWSSTVVMKVDLVGSKNRGLAMGINEFAGYVAVGLAGYLATSLAHTYGAGFYPFVPGIFFVVIGFLLSWLLVKDTTAFVTHEQQATEQRTFKSLWKEVSFRHFNMGSVNINGFINNLNDGVLWGLLPIWLLSNGYSILETGSIAAIYPAVWGISQLFAGKSGDHFCKKQLLTVGMLLQAAGIILLVIGTAKVFVITAMVLMGLGTGLVYPNFLTVIAENLSPAQRSKGLSIFRFWRDLGYVAGALGAGLIAELFSIPVAFTVVAALTAAAGIMANIRMCCTFKLLWRSHTCTEAAAY; encoded by the coding sequence ATGATGAAACAAGGCTTACACGAAAACAGAAATCAATTTATCCTGCTGGTGCTTGTAAACGCATTTGTTGGAGCAATGGTTGGTTTGGAAAGAACGGTAATGCCCGATTATGCAGCAGCTCGTTTTCAAATGGATTCAACGGTTGCATTGGTTTCATTTATTGCAGCATTCGGCACAACGAAAGCGATCTTTAATTTACTTACGGGTTACCTGCATCAGCATTATAACCGAAAACAGATCTTATTACTGGGTTGGATTGCAGCCATACCTGTTCCCTTTCTGTTACTCTATGCGCAAGATTGGTGGATGGTGATTGTTGCCAATATTTTCCTGGGTATTAATCAAGGGCTGGCATGGTCATCAACTGTTGTGATGAAAGTTGACTTGGTAGGATCGAAGAACCGTGGACTGGCAATGGGCATTAATGAATTTGCCGGCTATGTAGCTGTGGGGTTAGCCGGGTATCTTGCAACAAGTCTTGCACATACATACGGTGCAGGATTTTATCCGTTTGTACCGGGAATCTTTTTTGTGGTGATTGGTTTTTTATTATCGTGGTTACTGGTAAAAGATACCACTGCATTTGTAACACATGAACAGCAAGCAACTGAACAACGAACATTCAAATCACTTTGGAAAGAAGTAAGTTTCCGTCATTTCAATATGGGTAGTGTAAACATCAATGGATTTATTAATAACCTGAATGATGGTGTGTTGTGGGGTCTGTTACCTATCTGGTTATTATCAAATGGATACAGCATTTTAGAAACCGGAAGTATTGCTGCCATTTATCCTGCAGTATGGGGTATCAGCCAATTATTTGCAGGAAAATCAGGCGATCATTTTTGTAAAAAACAACTGCTTACCGTTGGCATGTTGTTGCAGGCAGCAGGTATTATTCTTCTTGTGATCGGCACTGCAAAAGTTTTTGTGATTACAGCCATGGTGCTGATGGGCTTGGGAACAGGTTTGGTTTATCCAAACTTTCTCACTGTTATTGCAGAAAATCTTTCACCTGCTCAGCGTTCAAAAGGATTAAGCATTTTCCGGTTCTGGAGAGATCTTGGTTATGTTGCAGGCGCATTAGGTGCAGGATTAATTGCAGAACTTTTCAGTATACCCGTTGCATTTACAGTTGTTGCAGCTCTTACAGCAGCAGCCGGCATTATGGCCAATATACGCATGTGTTGCACCTTTAAATTATTATGGCGCAGCCATACCTGCACAGAAGCTGCTGCATATTGA
- a CDS encoding DsrE/DsrF/DrsH-like family protein encodes MSENNGKIKKMMIILSKASLENVYAAFVLANGARMEGIESEIFFTFFGLEAINKKKLDSLHVATVGNPAMHIPTMIGGLPGMEALATTMMKKEMEKVDMPEIPEFLDILYASGVKMWACKLAFDMFHYKEEDLYEGVDDIITVGDFYKRSEGEGVHMLFI; translated from the coding sequence ATGAGCGAGAATAATGGAAAAATAAAAAAGATGATGATCATCTTATCAAAAGCATCATTGGAAAATGTATATGCTGCTTTTGTGCTAGCTAACGGAGCACGTATGGAGGGAATTGAATCAGAGATATTTTTTACTTTTTTTGGATTGGAAGCAATCAATAAAAAGAAACTGGACAGTCTGCATGTTGCTACCGTAGGTAATCCTGCTATGCATATACCCACAATGATTGGTGGACTGCCTGGTATGGAAGCCTTGGCAACAACTATGATGAAAAAAGAAATGGAAAAAGTAGATATGCCTGAGATCCCTGAGTTCCTGGATATTTTATATGCATCCGGTGTAAAAATGTGGGCCTGCAAACTTGCGTTTGATATGTTCCATTACAAAGAAGAAGATTTGTACGAAGGTGTTGATGATATTATTACTGTGGGTGATTTTTATAAACGAAGCGAAGGTGAAGGTGTTCACATGTTGTTTATATGA
- a CDS encoding TusE/DsrC/DsvC family sulfur relay protein: protein MEKTIAGKTIAVNEEGYLTDFSQWDENVGKELATEANIDLTPRHWEVLKYLQKEQQNQVALSIRRVGKSGVVDIKEFYSLFPNAPLKTSTKIAGIPKPASCI, encoded by the coding sequence ATGGAAAAGACAATCGCCGGCAAAACAATTGCCGTAAACGAAGAAGGTTATTTAACAGATTTCAGTCAATGGGATGAGAATGTTGGAAAAGAATTGGCAACTGAAGCCAACATTGATCTTACACCCCGCCATTGGGAAGTACTGAAGTATCTGCAAAAAGAACAGCAGAACCAGGTTGCCCTCAGCATCAGGCGTGTTGGAAAAAGTGGTGTGGTGGATATAAAAGAATTCTATTCTTTATTTCCAAACGCACCGTTGAAAACTTCAACCAAAATTGCCGGCATACCCAAACCCGCCAGTTGTATTTAA
- the sqr gene encoding type III sulfide quinone reductase, selenoprotein subtype produces the protein MKNLVILGAGTAGTMMANHLHHELKQPDWQITIVDEREEHHYQPGYLFLPFDLYTPDDIIKTIEEFIPKDVTLLKRKIERIVPTENKIQLKDSTELKYDVLIVATGAKIAPEETEGMGGEEWQKSVFDFYTFEGALALRNKLRDWKGGKLVVHITEMPIKCPVAPLEFAFLADSFFKHKHMRDKVEITYVTPLSGAFTKPKATEALEHLLHEKGINIESDFAIEQVDNEKKTIVDYGGKEIPFDILVTVPTNKGDALMERSGMGDDLNYVPTNKATLQSKDYANIFVLGDASNIPASKAGSVAHFEAEILTENILRYVKGEPLKEEFDGHANCFIETGGGKALLIDFNYTHEPVEGSFPFAGIGPLRLLKESRMNHMGKLAFRWIYWNVLLKGTHIPFVSATMSESGKHYN, from the coding sequence ATGAAAAATCTTGTTATACTCGGTGCAGGTACTGCGGGAACGATGATGGCAAATCATCTGCATCATGAATTAAAACAACCCGATTGGCAAATAACTATAGTTGATGAACGTGAAGAGCACCACTATCAGCCCGGTTATCTTTTTCTCCCCTTTGATCTTTATACACCGGATGATATTATAAAAACAATTGAAGAGTTTATTCCAAAAGATGTAACACTGCTGAAGCGTAAAATTGAACGCATTGTTCCAACTGAAAATAAAATTCAACTGAAAGACAGTACTGAATTAAAATACGATGTTCTGATAGTTGCTACAGGCGCAAAAATTGCACCCGAAGAAACAGAAGGCATGGGTGGCGAAGAATGGCAGAAATCTGTTTTTGATTTCTACACATTTGAAGGAGCATTGGCATTACGTAATAAATTGAGAGATTGGAAAGGAGGTAAATTGGTTGTACATATTACGGAAATGCCGATCAAATGCCCGGTAGCACCATTGGAATTTGCTTTCCTGGCAGATTCATTCTTTAAACACAAGCATATGCGTGACAAAGTGGAGATTACGTATGTAACTCCATTAAGCGGTGCATTTACAAAACCAAAAGCAACAGAAGCACTGGAGCATTTGCTGCACGAAAAAGGAATCAACATTGAAAGTGATTTTGCCATTGAGCAGGTAGACAATGAAAAGAAAACCATTGTTGATTACGGCGGCAAGGAAATTCCATTTGATATTTTGGTAACTGTTCCCACAAACAAAGGCGATGCATTAATGGAGCGTTCGGGTATGGGCGATGATTTGAATTATGTGCCTACCAATAAAGCAACCTTGCAATCGAAAGACTATGCGAATATTTTTGTATTGGGCGATGCAAGCAATATCCCTGCATCAAAGGCGGGATCTGTTGCCCACTTTGAAGCGGAAATTCTTACCGAAAATATTCTCCGTTATGTAAAAGGTGAACCATTGAAAGAAGAATTTGATGGACATGCCAATTGTTTTATTGAAACAGGTGGCGGTAAAGCCTTGCTCATCGATTTTAACTATACACATGAACCTGTTGAAGGAAGCTTTCCTTTTGCAGGAATCGGTCCGTTGCGTTTATTGAAAGAAAGCCGCATGAACCATATGGGTAAACTCGCCTTTCGCTGGATCTATTGGAATGTATTATTGAAAGGAACACATATTCCGTTTGTATCAGCAACCATGAGCGAAAGCGGAAAACATTATAACTAA